A single window of Irregularibacter muris DNA harbors:
- a CDS encoding lantibiotic protection ABC transporter ATP-binding protein, with product MKNIIETSNLTKIFKNEKAINGVSIHVKENSVYGLLGPNGAGKSTLLKMLTGVLHPTEGKILLHGREWRRKDLQRIGSMIEGPAIYENLTAYENLEVLALLLKIPKQRIHEVLQIVGLAKTGKKVTKKFSLGMKQRLGIGMALLNQPKILILDEPTNGLDPIGIQELRELIRSFPKKGITVILSSHMLSEVQQVADDIGIISHGYLGFEGKNDQSKYDLEEQFIDIVGKTNREVGLRD from the coding sequence AACCAAAATATTTAAAAATGAAAAAGCAATTAATGGAGTATCCATTCATGTCAAAGAAAATTCTGTCTACGGTTTATTAGGACCCAATGGGGCAGGAAAGTCTACGTTATTAAAGATGCTCACAGGAGTTTTGCATCCCACAGAGGGAAAAATTCTTCTCCATGGACGGGAATGGAGAAGAAAAGATCTACAAAGAATTGGTTCTATGATTGAAGGGCCGGCGATCTATGAAAATTTAACCGCTTATGAGAATTTAGAAGTGTTGGCTTTATTACTGAAAATTCCAAAACAACGAATCCATGAGGTCTTACAGATCGTTGGATTAGCAAAAACGGGAAAAAAAGTTACAAAGAAGTTTTCATTAGGAATGAAACAGCGTCTGGGAATTGGGATGGCATTATTAAATCAGCCTAAAATCTTGATTTTGGACGAACCAACCAATGGATTAGACCCCATAGGCATTCAGGAACTTCGGGAATTGATTCGAAGCTTTCCTAAAAAAGGGATTACAGTCATCTTATCTAGTCACATGTTATCCGAAGTGCAGCAAGTGGCTGATGACATTGGCATCATCTCCCACGGTTATTTAGGCTTTGAAGGGAAAAATGATCAAAGTAAGTATGATTTAGAGGAACAGTTTATTGACATCGTTGGAAAAACCAATCGGGAGGTGGGGTTACGTGATTAA
- a CDS encoding lantibiotic immunity ABC transporter MutE/EpiE family permease subunit, with product MINLIQAEWLKEKRSANKKLLFVIPIIFIFYSLLLSYLMGGSENAKLYLVTTAYNWYPLMILPIFISLLSCNSLAKERKHKNDLFYQSLNISSGKVYLAKVIVVTVEFILIMAVSFALLWFIDKGFFRNPMDYREVFLATIYLVVGSLPLLAISFFIYRLSNHFVVILGNFLLSIIAAVVAIQPYWIIFPWSYSLRMMAPALGIHPNGTFVEAGSYLLNGKAIPIGLGVAVGVFLVMSALTYYLIERREKNV from the coding sequence GTGATTAATTTAATTCAAGCAGAATGGTTGAAAGAAAAACGTTCAGCCAATAAAAAACTTTTATTTGTCATACCCATTATCTTTATATTCTACAGTTTATTATTATCCTATCTTATGGGAGGATCTGAAAATGCAAAACTGTATTTGGTGACCACTGCTTATAACTGGTATCCTTTAATGATTTTACCAATATTTATCAGTCTATTGTCTTGTAATAGTTTGGCAAAAGAGAGAAAACATAAGAATGATCTATTTTATCAATCCTTAAATATTTCATCGGGTAAAGTCTATCTAGCTAAAGTCATTGTTGTAACTGTCGAATTCATACTGATTATGGCCGTTTCTTTTGCTCTATTATGGTTTATTGATAAAGGTTTCTTTCGTAATCCAATGGATTATAGGGAAGTTTTCTTAGCAACAATTTATTTAGTGGTTGGTAGCTTGCCACTGCTTGCTATTAGCTTTTTTATCTATCGATTGAGCAATCATTTTGTAGTTATCTTAGGAAATTTCTTACTCAGTATTATTGCTGCTGTTGTAGCCATTCAGCCTTATTGGATTATCTTTCCATGGAGTTATAGTTTACGCATGATGGCACCAGCATTAGGAATTCATCCCAACGGTACCTTTGTGGAAGCGGGCAGTTACCTATTAAATGGGAAGGCTATTCCTATAGGTTTAGGGGTAGCTGTGGGGGTGTTTTTGGTCATGAGTGCTTTGACTTATTATTTAATAGAAAGACGTGAGAAAAATGTTTAA
- a CDS encoding response regulator transcription factor, with amino-acid sequence MNTILVIDDDIDLLNLIRRALEKDHYHVKTRAVLSEVSQKDLSSCDLLLLDVMMPEKDGFTFLREHRGIIDAPVLFLTAKDFEQDKLEGFASGGDDYITKPFSIKELRARVSAHLRREKREKRIRLVDGAISCDLIQKNFYVEDEQIPLTASEFEICLLLLKNKGQVFTKEDIYVAVYGYDAMGDSQSTITERVKQIRKKFKEVEFNPIQTVWGIGYKWAVEH; translated from the coding sequence ATGAATACTATTTTAGTCATTGATGATGATATAGACTTATTGAACTTGATCCGAAGAGCCTTGGAAAAAGACCATTATCACGTAAAGACGAGAGCAGTATTATCTGAAGTAAGTCAAAAGGATTTATCCAGTTGTGACTTATTACTGCTTGATGTCATGATGCCGGAAAAAGATGGCTTTACTTTTTTAAGAGAACATCGAGGGATAATTGATGCGCCTGTACTTTTTTTAACGGCGAAAGATTTTGAGCAAGACAAATTGGAAGGCTTTGCCTCTGGTGGAGATGATTATATTACAAAGCCTTTTTCCATAAAGGAATTGCGGGCACGGGTATCTGCTCATTTGAGACGAGAAAAAAGAGAAAAACGCATACGTTTAGTAGATGGAGCTATTAGTTGTGATTTGATCCAAAAGAACTTTTATGTAGAAGATGAGCAAATACCTTTAACAGCAAGTGAATTTGAAATTTGCTTGCTGCTTTTAAAAAATAAAGGACAAGTATTTACGAAAGAAGATATTTATGTTGCTGTATATGGGTACGATGCTATGGGAGATAGTCAATCAACTATTACAGAACGGGTAAAACAAATCCGCAAGAAATTTAAAGAAGTGGAGTTCAATCCAATACAGACGGTTTGGGGGATCGGATATAAATGGGCAGTCGAACATTAA
- a CDS encoding sensor histidine kinase, with protein MGSRTLKGLLTRFVITELFYSIIVVFLILFGIAYSIGTGFTYPADYPEKQFPLMEERVRQGEVTLDDFPSFYGVQIEDKNGEILSSTMETKDREYVKNAKEEGSAQSAHLFASKQFMYLQNEGQNIILSYRIGSDFMSPVLRKYLPNAEVLLLIVSFALWVLGFLLILGYFTRGIYKELIKISETNDEIRQMNLDFPVPKSKVKEINQVLTSLDMMRQELASSLKKQWQVQKSQRDTLQALTHDIRTPITLINGNLELIQETQPSPEQSELLMNLEKGVTRLNQYIQELKELSGISSHKEEKSPITKQLISDWCSFAKSMAMKNKINIKIIHKQSSKLLIQSEELSKAFQNVLQNAVDYSPEGSDITLSFEDHPEEYRITVMDSGQGFSEEALKQGTRRFYTSSAERSGHIGLGLTIVHEIMMKNRGRVTLSNEKVKDEIIGGKVILTLKK; from the coding sequence ATGGGCAGTCGAACATTAAAAGGGCTATTAACTCGATTTGTTATTACAGAATTGTTTTATAGTATTATAGTTGTATTTTTAATCCTTTTTGGGATAGCCTATTCCATTGGTACAGGTTTTACTTATCCAGCAGACTATCCAGAAAAACAATTCCCTCTTATGGAAGAAAGAGTACGGCAAGGAGAAGTTACCCTTGATGATTTTCCCAGCTTTTACGGTGTGCAAATTGAGGATAAAAACGGGGAAATTTTATCCTCAACTATGGAGACAAAAGATAGAGAATATGTCAAGAATGCTAAGGAAGAAGGAAGTGCTCAGTCTGCACATCTCTTCGCCTCTAAACAATTTATGTATTTACAAAATGAGGGACAGAACATTATTCTGAGCTATCGAATTGGTAGTGACTTTATGTCACCAGTTTTGAGAAAGTATTTGCCCAATGCAGAAGTCTTACTTTTGATTGTTTCTTTTGCACTATGGGTCCTTGGATTTTTGTTAATCCTTGGCTATTTTACCCGAGGGATATATAAAGAATTAATTAAAATCAGTGAAACTAATGATGAAATTCGCCAGATGAACCTTGATTTTCCAGTTCCCAAGAGCAAAGTAAAAGAAATCAACCAAGTCTTAACTTCACTGGATATGATGAGGCAAGAACTAGCCAGTTCTCTAAAAAAACAATGGCAAGTACAAAAAAGCCAAAGGGATACATTACAGGCCCTAACACATGATATTCGTACCCCGATCACTTTGATTAATGGAAATCTTGAGTTGATACAAGAAACCCAGCCCAGCCCAGAACAGTCTGAGTTACTTATGAACTTAGAGAAAGGGGTGACCCGTTTAAATCAATATATCCAAGAATTGAAGGAGCTCTCAGGTATCTCTAGCCACAAAGAAGAGAAGTCACCTATAACAAAACAACTGATTTCTGATTGGTGTTCCTTTGCCAAAAGTATGGCAATGAAGAATAAAATAAATATTAAAATTATCCATAAACAATCTTCTAAGCTGCTTATCCAGTCAGAAGAGCTAAGTAAAGCATTCCAAAACGTCTTACAAAATGCGGTGGATTATTCTCCGGAAGGTTCAGATATCACCCTTTCTTTTGAGGACCACCCAGAAGAATATCGCATTACGGTTATGGATTCAGGGCAAGGGTTTAGTGAAGAAGCATTGAAACAGGGAACCAGGCGTTTTTATACCTCTTCAGCAGAACGAAGCGGACATATAGGCCTGGGGCTAACAATCGTTCATGAGATTATGATGAAAAATCGGGGAAGGGTAACTTTATCCAATGAGAAAGTAAAGGATGAAATAATTGGTGGAAAAGTAATCTTAACTTTGAAGAAATAA
- a CDS encoding ABC transporter ATP-binding protein translates to MTLLEVRNLKKTYRTRFGGAPVHALTNVAFSVEEGEYIAIMGESGSGKTTLLNILAALDKPTKGEVLLNGKSISAIKEKEISAFRRDNLGFVFQDFNLLDNFSIEDNIYLPLVLSGKTYEEMNQRLKPIAKKLEIDDLLKKFPYEVSGGQKQRTAIARALITNPEIILADEPTGALDSRSSEGLLKIFSNINNEGQTIVMVTHSTKAASHAKRVLFIRDGEVFHQLYKASQTNEQMYQKISDTLTTIATGGARDE, encoded by the coding sequence ATGACACTATTAGAAGTGAGAAATTTAAAGAAAACATATCGTACAAGATTTGGTGGCGCTCCTGTTCACGCTCTCACAAATGTTGCATTTTCTGTGGAAGAAGGAGAATATATCGCTATCATGGGTGAGTCAGGATCAGGTAAGACCACCTTGTTAAACATATTAGCTGCACTTGACAAGCCCACAAAGGGAGAAGTTTTGTTAAATGGCAAGAGTATATCGGCCATAAAGGAGAAGGAGATTTCAGCATTTAGAAGGGATAATCTAGGCTTTGTATTTCAAGATTTTAATTTGTTGGATAATTTCTCCATAGAGGATAATATCTATCTTCCCCTTGTTTTATCTGGGAAGACCTATGAAGAAATGAATCAAAGATTAAAACCCATAGCCAAGAAGTTAGAGATTGATGATCTATTGAAGAAATTTCCCTATGAGGTTTCAGGGGGACAAAAACAAAGAACGGCAATTGCTAGGGCGCTTATTACCAACCCAGAAATAATTCTTGCAGATGAGCCTACAGGGGCTCTTGATTCCAGGTCTTCAGAAGGATTGTTAAAGATTTTTTCTAATATTAATAACGAGGGGCAGACCATTGTCATGGTCACTCATAGTACAAAGGCTGCCAGCCATGCCAAGAGGGTTTTATTCATTCGAGATGGAGAGGTATTTCATCAACTTTACAAAGCATCCCAGACCAATGAACAAATGTATCAGAAAATATCCGATACCCTTACGACGATCGCAACAGGTGGTGCAAGAGATGAGTAA
- a CDS encoding ABC transporter permease yields MSKSFYIKLAWNNIKKNSKSYIPYILTCIGMIIMFYNMCYLLIAKEIGYDDASLRSILGFGTIVTGVFAFIFLSYTNRFLIRQRKKEFGLFNILGMEKRHISRVMLLETLMISTISLVIGVLGGIAISKLLALLLLRIINFDVVFGFEIPINAVLITMGVFILTFTINLIYNILQVHLSKPIELLRGGNVGEKEPKTKWLSAIIGVISLGIGYYLALTIESPLAALSRFFIAVILVILGTHNLFKAGSIALLKSLRKNKNYYYKTNHFISVSGMIYRMKQNAAGLANICILSTAVILTLSTTVSLYVGVEDVLRARYPRNITISGDNISNKDIQEIEDIINQQVAKANLTKEDVYSQRNMSFLTSQEGEKFNIAKEYAGENLALLVFLTVDNYNEIEDQDVSLEEGEAFVYELNGKIPGDKIVLNNFELNIKERLDSFEYEGESTAIIADSHYIVVDSLETIEKIYRSLEDSEDVPELSYYHGFDINADSETQINLTASLKSALDNTEFDLLVEDVEGSRTGFYSTYGGLLFLGIFIGLLFILATVLIIYYKQIAEGFDDKDRFEIMQKVGMSHREIKKAIHSQILTVFFLPLVTAVIHIAIAFPMVTKLLLLFGLTNTPLFAICTAATIIVFVFFYTIIYSMTARTYYKIVQ; encoded by the coding sequence ATGAGTAAATCATTCTACATTAAACTTGCATGGAATAATATAAAGAAGAATTCTAAGAGTTATATCCCTTATATATTAACCTGTATAGGTATGATTATCATGTTTTATAATATGTGTTATTTACTAATTGCTAAGGAAATAGGATATGATGATGCAAGCTTAAGGAGCATCTTGGGTTTTGGGACGATCGTTACAGGTGTATTTGCCTTTATATTCCTGTCCTATACCAATAGATTCTTAATTCGACAAAGGAAGAAGGAATTTGGATTATTTAACATACTGGGTATGGAGAAAAGACATATCTCAAGGGTTATGTTATTGGAAACTTTGATGATATCGACCATTAGCCTTGTAATAGGGGTTCTGGGCGGAATAGCCATTAGTAAACTTTTAGCGCTATTGCTTTTAAGAATTATAAACTTTGATGTGGTATTTGGATTTGAGATTCCTATAAATGCCGTTTTAATTACCATGGGCGTATTTATCTTAACCTTTACAATTAACCTGATATACAACATCCTTCAGGTACATCTATCAAAACCTATTGAGTTGTTGAGGGGTGGTAATGTAGGGGAAAAGGAACCAAAGACAAAATGGCTTTCAGCAATTATTGGTGTAATAAGTTTAGGGATTGGGTACTATTTGGCTTTGACCATAGAGTCTCCCCTGGCGGCATTGAGTAGGTTTTTTATTGCCGTAATACTTGTGATTTTAGGAACACATAATCTATTTAAAGCAGGCAGTATTGCCCTATTAAAATCCCTTAGGAAAAATAAAAACTATTATTACAAGACAAATCACTTTATATCGGTATCGGGTATGATCTATCGTATGAAACAAAATGCAGCAGGTCTTGCAAATATTTGTATATTATCCACTGCAGTCATTCTTACACTGTCCACTACAGTGTCATTATATGTCGGGGTTGAGGACGTCTTACGTGCCAGATATCCTAGAAATATAACCATAAGCGGTGATAATATTTCCAATAAGGATATTCAAGAAATAGAGGATATCATCAACCAACAAGTAGCAAAGGCCAATCTTACAAAGGAAGACGTATATAGCCAGAGAAATATGAGTTTTCTAACATCCCAAGAAGGTGAAAAATTTAATATTGCTAAGGAGTATGCAGGGGAGAATTTAGCCTTATTGGTATTTCTCACTGTAGATAATTATAATGAGATAGAAGATCAAGATGTGTCCTTAGAAGAAGGAGAGGCTTTCGTATACGAGCTAAATGGTAAAATTCCTGGGGATAAAATTGTTTTAAATAATTTTGAGCTGAATATAAAGGAAAGATTGGATTCCTTTGAATATGAGGGAGAGAGTACAGCAATTATCGCGGATAGTCATTATATCGTTGTGGATAGTTTGGAAACCATCGAAAAAATCTATCGTTCATTGGAAGACAGTGAAGATGTTCCGGAACTCTCCTATTATCATGGATTCGATATTAATGCTGACAGTGAAACGCAAATAAATTTAACCGCATCATTGAAAAGTGCGTTAGATAATACGGAGTTTGATTTATTAGTAGAAGATGTGGAAGGCTCAAGAACAGGTTTTTATTCCACTTACGGCGGGCTACTTTTCTTAGGGATATTTATAGGTCTATTGTTTATACTTGCAACGGTGCTTATCATCTACTATAAGCAAATTGCAGAAGGCTTTGATGACAAGGATCGGTTTGAAATCATGCAGAAGGTTGGAATGAGCCACAGAGAGATTAAAAAAGCAATCCACAGTCAGATATTGACGGTATTTTTTCTCCCCCTTGTGACGGCAGTAATTCATATAGCTATTGCTTTCCCTATGGTAACGAAATTACTATTGTTATTTGGTTTGACCAATACACCTTTATTTGCAATCTGCACCGCTGCAACAATTATAGTTTTCGTTTTCTTCTATACAATAATATATTCTATGACAGCTAGAACCTATTACAAGATAGTTCAGTAG
- a CDS encoding TetR/AcrR family transcriptional regulator — MNGYEKRTKIKKDSIIRAAWELFSERGITDVGISEIASKAKVSQVTIYNYFGDKNTLAKEILVSYLDKAIKGYDEILEREIPFSEKLTLIMDKKHKVTNELSRSDFSKYAWEDKTFQQVYKEAVNSKAISVYNKFIELGKKEGAIDESIPTDAILAFLLSSVSIIEQSDYLKTSPEYKNGILRLFFYGLLGKE; from the coding sequence ATGAATGGATATGAAAAAAGAACAAAAATAAAAAAGGATTCCATTATTCGTGCTGCATGGGAACTTTTTTCTGAGAGAGGCATAACTGATGTTGGTATAAGTGAAATAGCCTCAAAGGCTAAAGTTTCTCAGGTTACTATCTATAATTATTTTGGCGATAAAAACACTCTTGCTAAGGAAATACTTGTTTCCTACTTAGATAAAGCGATTAAAGGGTATGATGAAATATTAGAAAGAGAGATTCCTTTTTCTGAAAAGCTTACCCTCATTATGGATAAAAAACATAAGGTAACAAATGAGCTCAGCCGCTCAGATTTTAGTAAGTACGCATGGGAGGATAAAACCTTTCAACAGGTATATAAGGAAGCTGTCAATTCCAAAGCAATCTCAGTGTACAATAAATTTATTGAATTGGGTAAAAAAGAAGGAGCTATTGATGAAAGTATTCCAACTGATGCAATTCTGGCCTTTCTTCTTTCGTCAGTTTCTATTATTGAGCAGTCTGATTATCTTAAAACCAGCCCTGAATACAAGAACGGAATATTAAGATTGTTTTTTTATGGCTTATTGGGAAAAGAATGA
- the ppsA gene encoding phosphoenolpyruvate synthase, with the protein MKPYILTFNEIDKIKLMIVGGKGVNLGELSRIEGIRVPDGFCVTTEAYKKYIENSVELEMLIEKLTELKPDDKDKISDIGKKIRLGIEGLSIERDIENEIIGALDLYGQNEAYAIRSSATAEDLPHASFAGQQDTYLNIRGKNEVIRHIIKCWASLFTDRAITYRIQNGFDHKKVLLSVVVQKMVLSEASGIMFTADPMTSDRKTLTIDAGFGLGEALVSGLVNPDIYKVVEGRIARKDIGTKEMEIRIEQDGGTKEKWIEDSRQQKQVLSDEQIEKIAEMGKKIQDYFGSPQDIEWCFVDNEFYIVQSRSITTLFPLPKGTDSKKPRVYMSIGHTQMMTDAIKPLGMSFFEMISEISMEKIGGRFFTDITHDLSSTIGRSRLVMATGKQDPLIQSAIKNLLMDKKFMASIPKGKRNVQGGIFTLNSIMETLKISRKNDPSIIGKLTNEFEKEVRDMEQQLSKLSGDQVFDFIVKDREKLLEMAYNPKMLGAIIAAILANDSLNKKIEKWLGDKNVADTLTKSLDHNVTTNMGLALCDVADTIRKYPRVIEYISQNPSDEKFFEEMEKMTGGKETSAVFREFLDKYGMRCPGEIDITRERFEEKPTQLIPMILNNIHVLKPGEHRSKFQEGIQEAKEKEEDIIRRLKNLAGGNRKAKNIRKSIDLLRNFSGCREDPKYYIVRRYQVYKKALMREVDKLIEKGIIKNAEDIYYLYFDELRKLVKTNTLDYSIIEERKENYTWYEKLTPPRIFTSQGFVPSSSITTGNIPKGAITGIPVSTGIVEGRARIILSVDEANLEEEDILVTQFTDPSWTPLFVTIKGLVTEVGGFTTHSAVITREYGLPGVVGVENATKLIKDGQRIRVNGTEGYVEILGE; encoded by the coding sequence ATGAAACCATATATTTTAACGTTTAATGAAATAGATAAAATAAAGCTTATGATCGTCGGAGGTAAAGGTGTAAATCTTGGAGAGCTATCAAGAATTGAAGGAATAAGAGTGCCAGATGGCTTTTGTGTAACAACGGAGGCTTATAAAAAGTATATTGAAAACAGTGTTGAGCTTGAAATGCTCATTGAAAAGCTAACAGAATTAAAACCTGATGATAAAGATAAAATTTCGGATATTGGCAAGAAAATACGTTTAGGTATTGAAGGACTAAGCATAGAAAGAGATATTGAAAATGAAATAATAGGTGCCCTTGATTTATATGGTCAAAATGAAGCCTATGCCATACGATCAAGTGCCACAGCAGAGGACCTTCCCCATGCATCCTTTGCAGGACAGCAGGATACGTATTTGAATATCAGGGGAAAAAATGAAGTTATACGACATATAATAAAATGTTGGGCATCACTTTTTACCGATCGTGCAATCACATATCGGATACAAAATGGTTTTGATCATAAAAAAGTATTATTATCTGTAGTAGTACAAAAGATGGTTCTGTCAGAAGCCTCGGGTATAATGTTTACAGCAGATCCAATGACTTCTGATAGAAAGACGCTTACAATAGACGCAGGATTTGGACTTGGTGAAGCATTAGTGTCTGGATTGGTGAACCCAGATATTTATAAGGTAGTAGAGGGCAGGATTGCTAGGAAAGATATAGGAACAAAGGAGATGGAAATTAGGATTGAACAAGATGGAGGGACAAAAGAAAAATGGATTGAAGATAGCAGACAGCAAAAACAGGTGTTAAGTGATGAGCAGATAGAAAAAATTGCTGAAATGGGAAAGAAAATTCAAGACTATTTTGGCTCTCCTCAGGATATAGAATGGTGTTTTGTTGATAACGAGTTTTACATTGTTCAAAGTCGCTCTATTACTACTTTATTTCCCCTTCCAAAGGGAACAGACTCCAAGAAGCCTCGTGTATATATGTCCATTGGTCATACCCAAATGATGACCGATGCCATTAAGCCATTGGGTATGTCATTTTTTGAAATGATTTCTGAAATCTCAATGGAAAAGATAGGAGGTAGGTTTTTCACGGATATTACTCATGATCTGTCATCAACTATAGGACGTAGTCGTTTAGTAATGGCAACTGGGAAGCAGGATCCACTAATACAGAGTGCTATAAAAAATCTTCTGATGGATAAGAAGTTCATGGCATCTATCCCAAAGGGCAAGAGAAATGTACAAGGTGGGATTTTTACCCTAAATTCCATTATGGAGACATTAAAAATAAGCAGAAAAAATGATCCTTCAATTATTGGCAAACTAACCAATGAATTTGAGAAGGAAGTTAGGGATATGGAACAACAACTTTCCAAGCTTTCAGGAGACCAGGTTTTTGATTTCATAGTTAAAGATCGTGAAAAACTATTAGAAATGGCCTACAATCCAAAGATGCTGGGGGCCATAATTGCAGCGATCTTGGCGAACGACTCTCTAAATAAGAAAATTGAAAAATGGTTAGGAGATAAGAACGTAGCGGATACGCTAACTAAGTCTTTGGATCATAATGTTACTACCAATATGGGATTAGCTCTATGTGATGTGGCAGATACTATCCGCAAATATCCAAGGGTGATAGAATATATTTCCCAGAATCCTAGTGATGAGAAGTTTTTTGAAGAGATGGAAAAGATGACTGGAGGAAAAGAGACCAGTGCAGTGTTTAGAGAATTTCTAGATAAGTACGGGATGAGATGTCCTGGAGAGATAGATATTACGCGAGAACGTTTCGAAGAAAAACCTACGCAGCTTATCCCTATGATTCTTAACAATATCCATGTGTTAAAACCAGGTGAACATAGAAGCAAATTCCAAGAGGGAATACAAGAAGCAAAGGAAAAGGAAGAGGACATCATCAGACGCTTAAAGAATCTGGCAGGGGGCAATAGGAAGGCTAAGAATATTAGAAAGAGTATTGATTTACTTCGTAATTTTTCAGGATGTCGTGAAGATCCTAAATATTATATTGTTCGTCGCTACCAAGTTTATAAGAAGGCGCTTATGAGAGAAGTAGATAAGCTTATAGAAAAAGGCATTATTAAAAATGCTGAAGATATATATTATCTATATTTTGATGAACTTCGTAAGCTAGTGAAGACAAATACATTGGACTACTCAATCATTGAAGAAAGAAAAGAGAATTATACTTGGTATGAAAAACTCACACCCCCACGTATATTTACATCCCAGGGTTTTGTACCATCATCTAGTATTACAACAGGCAATATACCAAAGGGAGCAATTACCGGTATTCCTGTTTCCACGGGTATAGTGGAGGGCCGTGCCAGGATAATCTTGTCAGTGGATGAGGCTAATCTAGAAGAAGAGGATATTCTTGTGACGCAGTTTACAGATCCAAGTTGGACTCCGCTATTCGTTACGATAAAGGGATTAGTAACTGAAGTAGGAGGATTTACTACTCACAGTGCGGTTATTACAAGGGAATATGGTCTTCCAGGAGTAGTAGGTGTTGAAAATGCAACAAAGCTTATAAAAGATGGGCAGAGGATTAGAGTAAATGGAACCGAGGGATATGTAGAGATATTAGGAGAATAA
- a CDS encoding uracil-DNA glycosylase, protein MKKILKNDWADLLEGEFEKEYYLKLRAALIREYKTHTIYPDMHDIFNALHMTAYKDVKVVILGQDPYHGEGQAHGLSFSVKPGVRTPPSLLNIYKELKSDLGYDIPDNGHLIKWTEQGVLLLNTILTVRKSTPNSHRKIGWLNFTDRVIEVLNSREKPIVFMLWGSNARAYKRFITNDRHYIIESPHPSPFSADRGFFGSKPFSRANNFLKKNNIEPIEWAIPKFK, encoded by the coding sequence ATGAAAAAGATACTAAAAAATGATTGGGCAGATTTACTAGAGGGTGAATTTGAGAAAGAATATTATTTAAAATTAAGAGCTGCCTTAATTCGAGAATACAAGACGCATACTATATACCCGGATATGCATGATATCTTCAATGCCCTACATATGACAGCTTATAAAGATGTTAAGGTTGTAATACTAGGACAAGACCCCTATCATGGAGAAGGGCAAGCTCATGGGTTGTCCTTTTCAGTAAAACCAGGAGTGAGAACCCCTCCATCTTTATTGAACATATATAAAGAATTAAAGTCAGATTTAGGATATGATATACCAGATAATGGACATTTAATTAAATGGACAGAACAAGGGGTGCTATTACTTAACACCATATTAACCGTAAGAAAATCTACACCAAATTCCCATAGGAAAATTGGATGGCTAAATTTTACAGACAGGGTCATAGAGGTATTAAACTCAAGGGAAAAACCAATTGTTTTTATGTTATGGGGAAGTAATGCTAGAGCTTATAAAAGGTTTATAACCAATGATCGACACTATATAATAGAATCCCCTCACCCAAGTCCTTTTTCAGCTGATAGAGGATTTTTTGGCTCAAAACCTTTTTCAAGGGCAAATAACTTCTTGAAAAAGAACAATATTGAACCTATAGAATGGGCAATCCCAAAATTCAAATGA